The sequence below is a genomic window from Cicer arietinum cultivar CDC Frontier isolate Library 1 chromosome 6, Cicar.CDCFrontier_v2.0, whole genome shotgun sequence.
TCAATCTTCAAAATtcgtaattttatttttaattatgtgatatatttatactctatttttacttcaaaattcGTAATTCAATTCCGTAGTTGTCAAATTACTAAATATGTCGTGGACACATTAATCTTATAAGTGGCCCATTAAAgggtaaaattaatttaactttaataattaCATGCAAAATATGGTGTTCATGATTTTACAATCTTATggtcctttttttttaaaaaaaaaactacgcCATATTATACAATCACTTTATGAGTTCTTACTGAGTGGCTACTTTCACTTCATATTCATCAATTGATTCTACAAATGaaatcatcattttattttagtgttGTTTAGTTAAACAGCTAAAATGGCTAAGTTCTCAAACACATGATTTCGATGGCTAGATTGGTCCACACATTTTTAGGCATGAGaaaatataaagttatataatatcATGATTGTCAGTTGGTCACCCTTAATTATAATTCAAGAGatgacaataataatattataagtttGGTTTGGAATTTGAGATAAAAGGTAGGTAGTTCGAGTTTATAAAGTTTAAAGAGCAAAAGTGATATGGAAAGGCAATAAGCTTTTTAGCTATGAAAAGTCAAATAAGCAATCACCCTTCATAATGAAATTTCACTAGGATCAGATCCATAATTAGATATGTATCCAATATTCATCATCATTGTCTATGATATTCcctttatttaataaattgtacccaaaaaaagtGTGTTAAAAGTTTACTATAGGATCAGATATATTAACGAGTCTTCATTTCATACACTACtattttgtataaattaattaagttaaatttaaatattaatctaaaattaaaataatatcaaatatatttagtcATTTGCTAGTAATTTACTGTTATTGGTCATTCATATTATACTCTAAATGTTcagttatattaattaataagagTCTTGTATACAATTCTCAttttaataagttaattttgtaaaaattgatgttggtaaaaaccaaaattttaagaattaatGTGTTTTTACCTTTTTCTCAACTCCTTACTTTATGTTGAATTGATGTATataatttatcttaataatttttagtttttttgattATGTATCCATTTCTATTATTGTGCACTCAAGCTACATATCACTTTCGCCATGTattataattatcattattatgCACATTAACGGAGATAATTGCATGGAATTTCACATAATTGGAGAGAAGGCAACAAACCGTTATTTGCtactatttgtttttttaaatatattattttattaataagatTATGAGaattaaaaagttgatattaatattaaatttattgataattagtattatttttataattttatcttttaaaaaataattaattaatatttttttataagatttattCACActcagaaaaatatataaattaagagatatattaaaaataattaatttatttaaaaattttaaccaaatcttataaaaatataaagatggacgtgtttaacaaatatttaatttgtcgTGTTTTGTTGACCTAGTACCTTCATTAAGTTAGTGGAATTTAACTGTGACAAATTAGGATCGGAATTTTCATGCTTTTAAGACAAACAGTACCGCCACTATACATGCAGCAAACCGCCAGCTTTGCCATGAATcattactaattaattaaaagtcTTTTCCTACCTTAACTTTTAGCATATTTTTAAGTtactttttcaatatttttcgcCCGTTATAGTTCCTTCCTTCAATTTATCAATCCCTTTGGTAAGCTGCATAATATATGCACGTtcgttattatttatttataaaaataataaaattttaaaccattattttaaaaattcaattacttaattggtaaaaaaataatattgtaaataaaatagtttaaataaaaaataagtattcAAAAACTTAttatcattaataataataaaaataataataataataataataataataagttgggaatttaatattatatatgatCCCTTCACATGGTGACATATATAGGGATGAGAAAGGAATGTAAAGCAAAAGAAGGGAAAGTTTATTAGTTTTACAACATTATAAGTTTATATATAATCTCGTCCcaatattattcaaaaatatgtataatcTCATCCAAAAGACTTGAGAGAAACCCTCTCTATATATAAGTTGCATCTAACCCCTTGCTTTAGAAATAAAGATCACCAACTCCTTTATATTATTGGGTGGAAATTAAGAAGATAGCtaaggagaaaagagagagatcTCATAAGAAGAAGTAATGTCCCAAATTGTTAACAACAACTTATTTGAAGAGCAAAATCATGAGATTCCTACGCAAATGGGTTTCATTCCTTTCCAAACAAACCTAACCTTCCCTTCTTTGAAAGCATTCAATTCCATAGCTTCTTCACTTACGTCTGATTCAGATTCTACAATATCAAATCTAACACAAACCCTACTCACAACCAATCCACAAAAATCAAGACAATACCTCTCCCCAAACTTTGGAGAAACTCAATTCCTATCCTTGCATAGATCAAGTGTAAATCCATGGTGAGACAAAAGCTAGcacttatattttaatattttaatgtatttttttataggcaaatgttatttaatgattaatttGTTAGAAGAGAATATGTTTATTTGTAATAGCATGATTGaacctcattttttttttgtcttaatccTTTTAGTTTTCAAGTAAAAAATTCTTATAATTCGGAGTTTGacctaaaaatataaatatataaagtttgaTTCAACGATTATTTCAGTCAAGATTTTAACTTGAATTATCTCAGATATGTTGAAACTTATATATCTAATCACTCGTGTTAATTGACTTTTCTTAATTATGTAACTatagttaataataattttttttaatttattatgatGAAGTAATTGGAGATGAATTGTGTGACATAGGGCAATATTAGGAGGAGGAACAAGTGATTGCTTCAAGAGTGGTAAAAGAAGTGGATTAATACTTGATGATCATCA
It includes:
- the LOC101510823 gene encoding uncharacterized protein; translation: MSQIVNNNLFEEQNHEIPTQMGFIPFQTNLTFPSLKAFNSIASSLTSDSDSTISNLTQTLLTTNPQKSRQYLSPNFGETQFLSLHRSSVNPWAILGGGTSDCFKSGKRSGLILDDHHLGISPMKMKKMKGRKKVREPRFCFKTLSIDVDVLDDGYKWRKYGQKVVKNTQHPRSYYRCTEENCGVKKRVERLAEDPRMVITTYEGRHVHTPSNHNNLYDSPSQFDNFF